The following coding sequences are from one Acipenser ruthenus chromosome 7, fAciRut3.2 maternal haplotype, whole genome shotgun sequence window:
- the LOC131737548 gene encoding uncharacterized protein LOC131737548, with amino-acid sequence MDRDALAELLQALESRRDAEERRREERYTALIERVGLAVAAVTTPTTTPVMSPPKARAMKMSAEDDPEAYLVAFERLATAAAWPREFWASQLGPCLIGEAQAAYQAMSDQHATEYDLVKQAILRRLNITTETHRARFREYRRAPETRPRVVAERLCDHMVHWLTPGKKTVQQMGEAIVVEQFCHVVGAETQAWIRRHNPDTLEEAVKLAEDFEDSLTSARIGILSAPALRSSRALSPSPPTSSPPPPSFQGPRPPRAPTPLGPLASPPWRSRLAPSWGRGAAPAPLPYQQRDRFLTHAPSVPPICFRCHQPGHLARSCPAAMECDVAACNWAPETDS; translated from the exons aTGGACCGCgacgcgctggcggagctgctgcaggcactggagagcagacgggacgcagaggagagaaggagggaggagcgctatacagcgctcattgaacgggtaggactgGCCGTGGCTGCGGTAACGACCCCGACTACAACACCGGTGATGTCGCCCCCAaaggcacgggcgatgaagatgtcggcggaggatgacccggaggcgtacttggtggcattcgagcggctggctaccgcggcggcttggccgcgggagttctgggccagccaattgggaccctgcctgattggggaggctcaggcagcttaccaggccaTGAGTGACCAGCACGCCACtgagtatgacctggtcaagcaggctatcctccgccgactcaacattactaccgagacccaccgggcgcggtttcgggagtaccggagagccccggagacacgccccagggtggttgcggagaggttgtgcgaccacatggtgcattggctgacccccgggaagaagaccgtccagcagatgggggaagccattgtggtagaacagttctgccatgtggtcggcgccgaaacccaggcgtggatacggcgccacaaccccgacaccctggaggaggcggtcaaattggccgaagattttgaggactccctgacctctgcccggatcgggatcctgtccgcccctgcccttcggagcagccgcgctctctctccctctcctccaacatcatcgccaccacccccctcgttccagggacccagacctcccagagcaccgaccccattgggcccccttgcctcccccccatggagatcaaggttggcccccagctggggtagaggtgctgcccctgccccgttgccataccagcagcgggacagatttctaacccatgccccctctgtccctcctatctgttttaggtgccaccagccgggacatctggccaggtcatgccccgctgccatggagtgtgacgtggccgcgtgcaattgggcacctgagactg acagctag